Proteins found in one Deinococcus sp. Leaf326 genomic segment:
- a CDS encoding DNA-directed RNA polymerase subunit beta', with protein sequence MKDFSKVRIAIASPDKIREWSFGEVEKPETINYRTLKPEREGLFDERIFGPIKDYECACGKYKRQRYEGKVCERCGVEVTSSKVRRYRMGHIDLATPAAHIWYVKDAPSKVGTLLDLSAGQLEKVLYFSSFLVTNALNAQKDGRPLKRGELLSDDEYRELRFGRQETYTIPGGQEAVIRDGEYVTRGQILGGNVVSKMDGLAQYRFPRRAEIAYAEKVEANLPLPEGAVVEQETFRAGEILAELEQDVQFTAPVAGTVYLHEMGEDSVMVELREQVAATGEEEEAAPLGEVLARVYVPHGMDVQVVYGEIVDAGAVLAEAKSGQRLRVSRDSSLSGVTLPKKKGDVTVTAHWTRRAEYPINPTMHVLVGDGSDVRKGQKVIGAIDKEEEIIAEADGVITLHAPASVIVSKAKVYTYNDEPLVVNGDRVEPGEDLADAGELRSEISGRIEIDLVRKQVRVIESYDFEAKMGAEAVKELLDDLDLDELEAELSEQMKDSSRHKRAKARKRLEVTRSFKSSGNAPSWMILNTVPVMPPDLRPMVQVDGGRFATSDLNDLYRRLINRNNRLKKLIGQGAPDMIIRNEKRMLQEAVDALIDNGRRGSPVTNPGSDRALRSLTDLLGGKQGRFRQNLLGKRVDYSGRSVIVVGPQLRLHQCGVPKRMALELFKPFLFKVLEEKGEVTNIKQARKMLERYRDTRDSVWDALEEVIEDKVVLLNRAPTLHRLGIQAFEPVLVEGQSIQLHPLVCEAFNADFDGDQMAIHVPLSAQAQAEARIQMLASHNLLSPANGEPNVKPSRDIILGIFTLTQLRRDTLGAGSEFASENDVLTAYGEGKLSLNSPVMVRGAETSPGRLKYVFSSPDEAVMAVERGEIDNQDHVRIRLNGAVHDTSAGRVSFRRIVQEALGNQAHLVDDLFDLNTTYEKDSLKDMVMACFKQLGIEATAGLLDGLKDSGFKLSTTSGITIGIDDIVLPPNKPELLAEADLKLKEIEQNYEFGFMTEEERYKQVVQLWNDTTDEVKNAVFENFSQNYPFNPLWIMSQSGARGNPQQIRQLAGMRGLMARPDGSTIEVPIKASFREGLTVAEYFISTHGARKGGADTALRTADSGYLTRKLVDVAHEVVVRDVDCGTTDSTVMPLGATDDRTGEWRSRKGSEIETSIYGRTLTADVQLSDGRVIPEGEMISLEDVKAITKDAKALGEVYVRTPLNCRVKAGVCQKCYGYDLSQAKPVSMGEAVGVVAAESIGEPGTQLTMRTFHTGGIAGGGDITMGLPRVIELFEARKPKTQAVVADRDGVVRIEEEEERYLVRIEAEDEQYSSKTATKIGKALRMTVKDGEQVEAGQPLTRGAINPHDLLLYKDSDAAQRYLVEEVQRVYRSQGVKVHDKHIEIIVRQMLRWVEITDGGDTTLLEGQTVERWEVDGANDALPEGQNPASWKPVLLGITKSSLTTKSWLSAASFQHTTHVLTEASMRGQVDDLIGLKENVILGKLIPAGTGLITVRDMQVADERTLEKYGEGSVSNDAVTGTQRYDDSRGGTPTTLGYDD encoded by the coding sequence TTGAAAGATTTCAGCAAAGTTCGTATCGCCATCGCTTCGCCCGACAAGATCCGTGAGTGGTCGTTCGGCGAAGTCGAAAAGCCCGAGACCATCAACTACCGCACCCTGAAGCCCGAGCGCGAGGGCCTCTTCGACGAGCGCATCTTCGGGCCGATCAAGGACTACGAGTGCGCCTGCGGGAAGTACAAGCGCCAGCGCTACGAGGGCAAGGTCTGCGAGCGCTGCGGCGTCGAGGTGACGAGCAGCAAGGTCCGGCGTTACCGCATGGGCCACATCGACCTCGCAACCCCGGCCGCGCACATCTGGTATGTCAAGGACGCCCCCAGCAAGGTCGGCACGCTGCTCGACCTGTCGGCCGGCCAGCTCGAGAAGGTGCTGTACTTCAGCTCGTTCCTGGTGACCAACGCCCTGAACGCCCAGAAGGACGGCCGCCCGCTCAAGCGCGGCGAACTGCTCTCGGACGACGAGTACCGCGAACTGCGGTTCGGTCGCCAGGAGACCTACACCATCCCCGGCGGCCAGGAAGCGGTCATCCGTGACGGCGAGTACGTGACGCGCGGCCAGATCCTGGGCGGCAACGTCGTGAGCAAGATGGACGGCCTGGCGCAGTACCGCTTCCCGCGCCGCGCCGAGATCGCCTACGCCGAGAAGGTCGAGGCGAACCTGCCGCTGCCCGAGGGCGCGGTCGTCGAGCAGGAAACCTTCCGTGCCGGCGAGATTCTGGCCGAGCTGGAACAGGACGTGCAGTTCACGGCCCCCGTGGCCGGCACCGTGTACCTGCACGAGATGGGCGAGGACTCGGTCATGGTGGAACTGCGCGAGCAGGTTGCTGCGACCGGTGAAGAGGAAGAAGCCGCGCCCCTGGGCGAAGTGCTGGCGCGCGTGTACGTGCCGCACGGCATGGACGTGCAGGTGGTCTACGGCGAGATCGTGGACGCCGGCGCCGTGCTGGCCGAGGCCAAGAGCGGCCAGCGCCTGCGCGTGAGCCGCGACTCCAGCCTCTCGGGCGTCACTCTGCCCAAGAAGAAGGGCGACGTGACCGTCACGGCGCACTGGACCCGCCGCGCCGAGTACCCCATCAACCCCACGATGCACGTGCTCGTCGGCGACGGCAGCGACGTGCGCAAGGGCCAGAAGGTCATCGGGGCCATCGACAAGGAAGAGGAGATCATCGCTGAGGCCGACGGGGTCATCACCCTGCACGCGCCCGCCAGCGTGATCGTCAGCAAGGCCAAGGTGTATACGTACAACGACGAGCCGCTCGTCGTGAACGGTGACCGCGTGGAGCCGGGCGAAGACCTGGCCGACGCCGGAGAGTTGCGCAGCGAGATCTCGGGCCGCATCGAGATCGACCTCGTGCGCAAGCAGGTCCGCGTGATCGAGTCCTACGACTTCGAGGCCAAGATGGGCGCCGAAGCCGTCAAGGAACTGCTCGATGATCTTGACCTCGACGAACTCGAAGCCGAGCTGAGCGAACAGATGAAGGACTCGTCGCGCCACAAGCGCGCCAAGGCCCGCAAGCGCCTGGAAGTGACCCGTTCGTTCAAGTCGAGCGGCAACGCGCCCTCGTGGATGATCCTCAACACCGTGCCGGTGATGCCGCCCGATCTGCGCCCGATGGTGCAGGTGGACGGTGGCCGTTTCGCGACCTCGGATCTCAACGACCTGTACCGCCGCCTGATCAACCGCAACAATCGTCTCAAGAAGCTGATCGGTCAGGGCGCGCCCGACATGATCATCCGCAACGAGAAGCGCATGTTGCAGGAAGCGGTGGACGCGCTGATCGACAACGGCCGGCGCGGCAGCCCCGTGACCAACCCCGGCAGCGACCGCGCGCTGCGCTCGCTGACCGACCTGCTCGGCGGCAAGCAGGGCCGGTTCCGCCAGAACCTGCTGGGCAAGCGCGTGGACTACTCGGGCCGCTCGGTCATCGTGGTCGGCCCGCAGCTCCGCCTGCACCAGTGCGGAGTGCCCAAGCGCATGGCGCTCGAACTCTTCAAGCCCTTCCTGTTCAAGGTGCTCGAAGAAAAGGGCGAAGTCACGAACATCAAGCAGGCCCGCAAGATGCTCGAGCGCTACCGCGACACCCGCGACAGCGTGTGGGACGCCCTGGAAGAAGTGATCGAGGACAAGGTCGTGCTGCTCAACCGCGCGCCGACCCTGCACCGCCTCGGCATCCAGGCGTTCGAGCCGGTCCTGGTCGAAGGCCAGAGCATCCAGCTGCACCCGCTGGTCTGTGAAGCCTTCAACGCCGACTTCGACGGCGACCAGATGGCGATTCACGTCCCGCTCTCGGCACAGGCGCAGGCCGAAGCCCGCATCCAGATGCTGGCGTCGCACAACCTGCTCTCGCCCGCCAACGGCGAGCCGAACGTCAAGCCCAGCCGCGACATCATCCTCGGCATCTTCACGCTGACCCAGCTGCGCCGCGACACCCTGGGTGCCGGCAGCGAGTTCGCCAGCGAGAACGACGTGCTCACGGCCTACGGCGAGGGCAAGCTCAGCCTCAACAGCCCCGTCATGGTGCGGGGCGCCGAGACCAGCCCCGGCCGCCTGAAATACGTCTTCTCCTCACCCGACGAGGCCGTCATGGCCGTCGAGCGCGGCGAGATCGACAACCAGGACCACGTGCGTATCCGCCTGAACGGGGCCGTGCACGACACGAGCGCCGGGCGCGTCAGCTTCCGCCGCATCGTGCAGGAAGCCCTGGGCAACCAGGCGCACCTCGTGGACGACCTGTTCGACCTGAACACGACCTACGAGAAGGACAGCCTCAAGGACATGGTCATGGCCTGCTTCAAGCAGCTCGGGATCGAGGCGACCGCTGGCCTGCTCGACGGCCTCAAGGACAGCGGCTTCAAGCTGTCCACGACCTCGGGCATCACCATCGGCATTGACGACATCGTCTTGCCCCCCAATAAACCCGAACTGCTGGCCGAAGCCGACCTGAAGCTCAAGGAAATCGAGCAGAACTACGAGTTCGGCTTCATGACCGAAGAAGAGCGCTACAAGCAGGTCGTGCAGCTGTGGAACGACACCACCGACGAAGTGAAGAACGCGGTGTTCGAGAACTTCAGCCAGAACTACCCCTTCAACCCGCTGTGGATCATGAGCCAGTCGGGCGCCCGTGGTAACCCCCAGCAGATCCGTCAGCTGGCCGGGATGCGCGGCCTGATGGCCCGCCCTGACGGCTCGACCATCGAAGTGCCGATCAAGGCGAGCTTCCGCGAAGGCCTGACCGTGGCCGAGTACTTCATCTCGACCCACGGGGCACGTAAGGGCGGCGCCGACACCGCGCTGCGTACGGCCGACTCGGGTTACCTGACCCGTAAGCTGGTGGACGTGGCTCACGAAGTGGTCGTGCGCGACGTGGACTGCGGAACCACCGACTCCACCGTCATGCCCCTGGGCGCGACCGACGACCGCACCGGCGAGTGGCGCAGCCGCAAGGGCAGCGAGATCGAGACCTCGATCTACGGCCGCACCCTGACGGCCGACGTGCAGCTCAGTGACGGCCGCGTGATTCCCGAAGGCGAGATGATCTCGCTCGAAGACGTCAAGGCCATCACCAAGGACGCCAAGGCGCTGGGCGAAGTGTACGTGCGGACCCCGCTGAACTGCCGCGTCAAGGCCGGCGTGTGCCAGAAGTGCTACGGCTACGACCTCTCGCAGGCCAAGCCCGTCTCGATGGGGGAAGCGGTGGGCGTGGTGGCGGCCGAGTCGATCGGCGAGCCCGGCACGCAGCTCACCATGCGTACCTTCCACACCGGCGGTATCGCAGGCGGCGGCGACATCACGATGGGTCTGCCCCGCGTGATTGAGCTGTTCGAAGCGCGCAAGCCCAAGACCCAGGCTGTCGTGGCCGACCGTGACGGCGTGGTGCGTATCGAAGAGGAAGAAGAGCGTTACCTCGTGCGCATCGAGGCCGAGGACGAGCAGTACAGCTCCAAGACGGCCACCAAGATCGGCAAGGCGCTGCGCATGACCGTGAAGGACGGCGAACAGGTCGAAGCCGGCCAGCCGCTGACGCGCGGAGCGATCAACCCGCACGACCTGCTCCTGTACAAGGACAGTGACGCCGCGCAGCGTTACCTCGTCGAGGAAGTGCAGCGCGTGTACCGCTCGCAGGGCGTGAAGGTGCATGACAAGCACATCGAGATCATCGTGCGGCAGATGCTGCGCTGGGTCGAGATCACCGACGGTGGCGACACCACGCTGCTCGAAGGCCAGACCGTCGAGCGCTGGGAGGTAGACGGCGCCAACGACGCCCTGCCCGAGGGCCAGAACCCCGCGAGCTGGAAGCCGGTGCTGCTGGGCATCACCAAGAGCAGCCTGACCACCAAGTCGTGGCTGTCGGCGGCGAGCTTCCAGCACACGACCCACGTCCTCACCGAAGCCTCTATGCGCGGCCAGGTGGACGACCTGATCGGCCTGAAGGAAAACGTGATTCTCGGCAAGCTGATCCCGGCCG
- a CDS encoding DNA-directed RNA polymerase subunit beta, whose protein sequence is MTSNHTPPRIERFGEITEVIPLPNLTEVQVNSFRAFLQADRAPDRRADSGLQSAFKEVFPIDETEKGRSTGLVLDYLEYRLGEPPYTPEECREKDLTYQAPMYAKLQLIHKDSGLIKEDQVFLGDLPLMTKDGSFVINGADRVVISQIHRSPGVYFTSSYKGIKRLYTAAIIPMPKRGPWIELEYNAGVLEMKVNKRKFPVAMLLRVLGYDDASLRTLFSEFGPEAEQAEDKSAGMGADEALLRLFTVLRPGDPPKRDKAVQYLYGLLADPRRYDLGEPGRFKMNTKLGVNRPERTLLTFTDGKFSDAGLVDTIRYLMALQQGQDTVTIGADEDGVSNPVPVHADDIDHLGNRRVRTVGELLADQLRVGMGRMARGVRERMLLGNPDAATPTKLVNNRPIVAAMREFFGRSQLSQFKDQTNPLSDLRHKRRISALGPGGLTRERAGFDVRDVHRTHYGRICPIETPEGANIGLISSLSSYAKVNDLGFIMAPYRKAQDGKVSDNVEYMTADIEDRYVIAQANSALNDDGTFAEERVLARKKGDPLLYDPTEVEYMDVSPKQIVSINTSLIPFLEHDDANRALMGSNMQSQAVPLVRADSPAVGTGVERRVVTDSGTSVVSDVAGRVSYVDARVIQVTLTEDAPAQHLNAGNIRTFELVRFTRSNQGTNLDQRPIVNIGDTVTAGQVIADGPASDLGRLALGQNITIAIMPFDGFNFEDAICISEGLVRKDYYTSVHIEKDEIEARDTKLGPEKITRDIPGLSEAALRDLDEDGIVRVGAEVKPGDILVGKTSFKGESEPTPEERLLRSIFGEKAREVKDTSLRVQSGQGGIVVKTVRFRRGDEGVDLKPGVREMVRVYVAQKRQLQVGDKVANRHGNKGVVSKILPPEDMPYLEDGTPVDLVFNPLGVPSRMNLGQILETHLGEVARLTGQKFETPVFDSVTEATIKEMLEVAAAERLQKRKDEGFELDKREQEVLDRAGKTGVVAEPRGDYETAQMSLARTGKSILYDGRSGEPISGPVVVGTMYVMKLYHMVEDKLHARSTGPYSLITQQPLGGKAQFGGQRFGEMEVWALEAYGAAHVLQEMLTIKSDDIDGRDAAYQSIVKGEEVSGSTIPESFKVLVKELHSLGLNVEVLDGSDKPVDIFEGMMPKR, encoded by the coding sequence ATGACGTCGAACCATACGCCCCCACGCATTGAGCGGTTCGGTGAAATCACCGAAGTCATCCCGCTTCCCAATCTGACTGAAGTGCAGGTCAACTCCTTCCGCGCCTTCCTGCAGGCAGACCGCGCCCCCGACCGGCGGGCCGACAGCGGCCTCCAGAGCGCGTTCAAGGAAGTCTTTCCCATTGACGAGACCGAGAAGGGCCGCTCGACGGGTCTGGTGCTCGACTACCTGGAATACCGTCTGGGTGAGCCGCCCTACACCCCGGAAGAGTGCCGCGAGAAGGACCTGACCTACCAGGCCCCGATGTACGCCAAGCTTCAGCTCATCCATAAGGACTCGGGCCTCATCAAGGAAGACCAGGTGTTCCTGGGCGACCTGCCGCTGATGACCAAGGACGGTTCCTTCGTGATCAACGGCGCCGACCGCGTCGTGATCTCGCAGATCCACCGTAGCCCCGGCGTGTACTTCACGAGCAGCTACAAGGGCATCAAGCGCCTGTACACGGCTGCGATCATCCCCATGCCCAAGCGTGGCCCGTGGATCGAGCTGGAGTACAACGCCGGCGTGCTGGAAATGAAGGTCAACAAGCGCAAGTTCCCCGTGGCGATGCTGCTGCGCGTGCTGGGCTACGACGACGCGAGCCTGCGCACGCTGTTCAGCGAATTCGGCCCCGAGGCCGAGCAGGCCGAGGACAAGAGCGCGGGGATGGGCGCCGACGAAGCCCTGCTGCGCCTGTTCACGGTGCTTCGTCCCGGTGATCCGCCCAAGCGAGACAAGGCCGTGCAGTACCTCTACGGCCTGCTGGCCGACCCCCGCCGCTACGACCTGGGCGAACCCGGCCGCTTCAAGATGAACACCAAGCTGGGCGTCAACCGTCCCGAGCGCACGCTGCTGACGTTTACCGACGGCAAGTTCAGCGACGCCGGCCTGGTGGACACCATCCGTTACCTCATGGCGCTTCAGCAGGGCCAGGACACCGTGACCATCGGTGCGGACGAGGACGGCGTGTCGAACCCCGTGCCCGTGCACGCCGACGACATCGACCACCTCGGCAACCGCCGCGTGCGGACGGTGGGCGAACTGCTGGCCGACCAGCTGCGCGTAGGTATGGGCCGTATGGCACGTGGTGTACGTGAGCGTATGCTGCTGGGCAACCCCGACGCCGCCACCCCCACCAAGCTCGTGAACAACCGCCCCATTGTGGCGGCCATGCGCGAGTTCTTCGGGCGCAGCCAGCTCAGCCAGTTCAAGGACCAGACCAACCCGCTGTCGGACCTGCGCCACAAGCGCCGCATCTCGGCCCTGGGGCCGGGCGGCCTGACCCGTGAGCGCGCCGGCTTCGACGTGCGCGACGTGCACCGGACACACTACGGCCGGATCTGCCCGATCGAGACACCTGAAGGCGCGAACATCGGCCTGATCTCGTCCCTCAGCAGCTACGCGAAGGTCAACGACCTGGGCTTCATCATGGCGCCCTACCGCAAAGCCCAGGACGGCAAGGTCAGCGACAACGTCGAGTACATGACGGCCGACATCGAGGACCGTTACGTGATCGCGCAGGCCAACAGCGCCCTGAACGACGACGGTACCTTCGCCGAGGAGCGCGTGCTGGCCCGTAAGAAGGGCGATCCCCTGCTATACGACCCGACTGAAGTCGAGTACATGGACGTCAGTCCGAAGCAGATCGTTTCCATCAACACCTCCCTGATTCCCTTCCTGGAGCACGACGACGCCAACCGCGCGCTCATGGGTTCCAACATGCAGTCGCAGGCCGTGCCCCTCGTACGCGCCGACAGCCCCGCCGTAGGCACGGGCGTCGAGCGCCGCGTCGTGACCGACTCGGGCACGAGCGTCGTGAGCGACGTGGCCGGCCGCGTGAGCTACGTGGACGCCCGCGTCATCCAGGTCACCCTGACCGAAGACGCGCCCGCGCAGCACCTAAACGCCGGGAACATCCGTACCTTCGAGCTCGTGCGCTTCACCCGCAGCAACCAGGGCACCAACCTCGACCAGCGTCCCATCGTGAACATCGGTGACACGGTCACGGCCGGTCAGGTCATCGCCGATGGCCCCGCCTCGGACCTCGGCCGCCTGGCGCTCGGGCAGAACATCACCATCGCCATCATGCCCTTCGACGGCTTCAACTTCGAAGACGCGATCTGCATCAGTGAGGGCCTGGTCCGCAAGGACTACTACACCTCGGTGCACATCGAAAAAGACGAGATCGAAGCGCGCGACACCAAGCTCGGGCCGGAAAAGATCACCCGCGACATTCCGGGACTCAGTGAGGCCGCCCTGCGCGACCTCGACGAGGACGGCATCGTGCGCGTGGGCGCCGAGGTCAAGCCCGGCGACATCCTGGTCGGCAAGACCAGCTTCAAGGGTGAGTCGGAACCCACTCCCGAAGAGAGACTGCTGCGTTCGATCTTCGGCGAGAAGGCCCGTGAAGTGAAGGACACCTCACTGCGCGTGCAGTCGGGTCAGGGCGGCATCGTCGTCAAGACCGTGCGCTTCCGCCGCGGCGACGAGGGCGTGGACCTCAAGCCCGGCGTGCGCGAGATGGTGCGCGTGTACGTGGCCCAGAAGCGTCAGCTTCAGGTGGGCGACAAGGTGGCCAACCGCCACGGCAACAAGGGCGTCGTCTCCAAGATCCTGCCCCCTGAAGACATGCCCTACCTGGAAGACGGCACCCCCGTCGACCTCGTGTTCAACCCGCTGGGCGTGCCCTCGCGCATGAACCTCGGCCAGATTCTCGAAACCCACCTGGGCGAAGTAGCCCGCCTGACCGGCCAGAAGTTCGAGACCCCGGTGTTCGACTCGGTGACCGAGGCGACCATCAAGGAAATGCTCGAGGTGGCGGCGGCTGAACGGCTCCAGAAGCGCAAGGACGAAGGTTTCGAACTCGACAAGCGCGAGCAGGAAGTGCTCGACCGAGCGGGCAAGACCGGCGTGGTGGCCGAGCCGCGTGGCGACTACGAAACCGCACAGATGAGCCTGGCGCGCACCGGCAAGAGCATCCTGTACGACGGACGCAGCGGCGAGCCGATCAGCGGCCCTGTGGTGGTCGGCACCATGTACGTCATGAAGCTCTACCACATGGTGGAAGACAAGCTGCACGCCCGCTCGACCGGCCCCTACAGCCTCATCACCCAGCAGCCGCTCGGTGGTAAGGCCCAGTTCGGTGGCCAGCGCTTCGGCGAGATGGAAGTGTGGGCGCTCGAAGCTTACGGCGCGGCGCACGTCTTGCAGGAAATGCTGACCATCAAGTCCGACGATATCGACGGCCGCGACGCCGCGTACCAGAGCATCGTCAAGGGCGAGGAAGTGTCGGGCAGCACGATTCCCGAGTCCTTCAAGGTGCTCGTCAAGGAACTGCACTCGCTGGGCCTGAATGTCGAAGTGCTCGACGGCAGCGACAAGCCGGTCGACATCTTCGAAGGCATGATGCCCAAGCGCTGA